The Penaeus vannamei isolate JL-2024 chromosome 39, ASM4276789v1, whole genome shotgun sequence genome window below encodes:
- the LOC113806885 gene encoding cuticle protein 18.6, producing the protein MKSSFRRLRNDYHVSQVLLVLGVVGCAAADRRPTYSYNEPDSFEYSAKSSEAKYDFRYAVKDDYSGNDFGHQESRDGDDTQGSYYVQLPDGRLQKVTYYVDGDSGYVAEVSYEGEARYDSAESREYGRPVYSPPRPVYSQPRRVYSSPESEESLEIPVYSSARPIYGPPRPTYG; encoded by the exons ATGAAAAGCAGTTTCAGAAGACTTAGAAATGATTATCATGTTTCTCAGGTGTTGCTGGTGCTGGGCGTGGTGGGCTGTGCTGCTGCAGACAGACGACCGACATATTCGTACAATGAACCC GACTCGTTCGAGTACTCAGCCAAATCGAGCgaagccaagtacgacttcagatatgccgtgaaggacgactactcaggcaacgacttcggacaccaggagtcccgcgacggcgaCGACACCCAGgggtcctactacgtgcagctccccgacggccgcctgcagaaggtcacctactacgtggacggcgactcgggctacgtggccgaggtcagctacgagggcgaggctcgctaCGACTCAGCTGAGTCTCGAGAGTACGGCCGGCCCGTGTACTCTCCGCCAAGACCCGTGTACTCCCAGCCAAGGCGTGTGTACTCTTCTCCTGAGTCGGAGGAATCGTTGGAGATTCCCGTGTACTCTTCGGCCAGACCTATTTACGGGCCTCCAAGACCGACTTACGGCTGA
- the LOC138859964 gene encoding pro-resilin-like codes for MNAKVLLVLGVVGCAAADRRPTYSYNEPDSFEYSAESSEAKYDFRYAVKDDYSGNDFGHQESRDGDRTRGSYYVQLPDGRLQKVTYYVDGDSGYVAEVSYEGEARYDSAESREYGRPVYSPPRPVYSQPRRVYSSPESEESLEIPVYSSARPIYGPPRPTYG; via the exons ATGAATGCTAAG GTGTTGCTGGTGCTGGGCGTGGTGGGCTGTGCTGCTGCAGACAGACGACCGACGTATTCGTACAATGAACCC GACTCGTTCGAGTACTCAGCCGAATCGAGCgaagccaagtacgacttcagatacgccgtgaaggacgactactcaggcaacgacttcggccaccaggagtcccgcgacggcgaCCGCACTCGGgggtcctactacgtgcagctccccgacggccgcctgcagaaggtcacctactacgtggacggcgactcgggctacgtggccgaggtcagctacgagggcgaggctcgctaCGACTCAGCTGAGTCTCGGGAGTACGGCCGGCCCGTGTACTCTCCGCCGAGACCCGTGTACTCCCAGCCAAGGCGTGTGTACTCTTCTCCCGAGTCGGAGGAATCCTTGGAGATTCCCGTGTACTCTTCGGCCAGACCTATTTACGGGCCTCCAAGACCGACTTACGGCTAA
- the LOC138859963 gene encoding pro-resilin-like: protein MDAKVLLVLGVVGCAAADRRPTYSYNEPDSFEYSAESSEAKYDFRYAVKDDYSGNDFGHQESRDGDRTQGSYYVQLPDGRLQKVTYYVDGDSGYVAEVSYEGEARYDSAESREYGRPVYSPPRPVYSQPRPVYSQPRRVYSSPESEESLEIPVYSSARPIYGPPRPTYG from the exons ATGGATGCTAAG GTGTTGCTGGTGCTGGGCGTGGTGGGCTGTGCTGCTGCAGACAGACGACCGACGTATTCGTACAATGAACCC GACTCGTTCGAGTACTCGGCCGAATCGAGCgaagccaagtacgacttcagatacgccgtgaaggacgactactcaggcaacgacttcggacaccaggagtcccgcgacggcgaCCGCACTCAGgggtcctactacgtgcagctccccgacggccgcctgcagaaggtcacctactacgtggacggcgactccggctacgtggccgaggtcagctacgagggcgaggctcgctaCGACTCAGCTGAGTCTCGAGAGTACGGCCGGCCCGTGTACTCTCCGCCGAGACCCGTGTACTCCCAGCCAAGACCCGTGTACTCCCAGCCAAGGCGTGTGTACTCTTCTCCTGAGTCGGAGGAGTCCTTGGAGATTCCTGTGTACTCTTCGGCCAGACCTATTTACGGGCCTCCAAGACCGACTTACGGCTGA